Proteins co-encoded in one Dokdonella sp. genomic window:
- a CDS encoding NAD-dependent epimerase/dehydratase family protein, with product MPISRRDLIKLGALAGALGLTARPGLLRADTPAIKPLRILILGGTGFIGPHQVRYAVARGHQVTVFNRGQRQADLPGGVEHLNGDRDKGDLAALKGREWDVCIDNPTSTPFWVRDAAKVLKGKVKQYMFVSTISVYADNGTPNADEDAALAKYTGRNVMKETRDSLRANMALYGPLKAACEFEARKQFRGTATIVRPGLIVGPGDPTDRFTYWPVRLAQGGDVVAPGDGSDPVQVIDARDLTEWMIRLAESRTFGVFNATGPNYTMSMAALLHGIRATTTAGATLHWIPTTFLAEQKVSPWSDMPVWIPAQGDSAGFGQRNIGRALATGLSFRPLATTASDTLAWFKSLPAERQAKLGSGLTPEREKTLLDAWKAKAAG from the coding sequence ATGCCGATCAGTCGCCGCGATCTTATCAAGCTCGGCGCACTCGCCGGCGCACTCGGCCTGACCGCACGCCCCGGCCTGCTGCGCGCCGACACGCCGGCCATCAAACCATTGCGCATCCTGATTCTCGGTGGCACCGGCTTCATCGGCCCGCACCAGGTGCGCTACGCGGTGGCACGTGGCCACCAGGTCACGGTGTTCAACCGCGGCCAACGCCAGGCCGATCTCCCCGGGGGTGTCGAGCACCTCAACGGCGACCGTGACAAGGGCGACCTCGCCGCACTCAAGGGGCGCGAATGGGATGTCTGCATCGACAACCCGACCAGCACGCCGTTCTGGGTTCGCGACGCCGCCAAGGTACTCAAGGGCAAGGTCAAACAGTACATGTTCGTCTCGACGATCTCGGTCTATGCCGACAATGGCACGCCGAACGCCGACGAGGATGCCGCGCTGGCCAAGTACACCGGCCGCAACGTCATGAAGGAGACGCGTGACAGCCTGCGTGCGAACATGGCGCTGTACGGCCCGCTCAAGGCCGCGTGTGAATTCGAGGCACGCAAGCAGTTCCGCGGCACCGCCACGATCGTGCGGCCTGGACTCATCGTCGGCCCAGGCGACCCGACCGACCGCTTCACGTACTGGCCCGTGCGTCTCGCCCAGGGTGGCGACGTGGTCGCACCCGGCGACGGCAGTGATCCCGTGCAGGTCATCGATGCCCGCGACCTCACCGAGTGGATGATCCGCCTTGCCGAATCGCGTACGTTCGGCGTCTTCAATGCGACCGGACCGAACTACACGATGTCGATGGCCGCACTGCTGCACGGCATCCGCGCGACCACCACCGCCGGTGCGACGCTGCACTGGATTCCCACGACGTTCCTCGCCGAACAGAAAGTCTCGCCATGGAGCGACATGCCGGTCTGGATTCCGGCCCAGGGCGACAGTGCCGGCTTCGGCCAGCGCAACATCGGCCGCGCCCTCGCCACCGGACTCAGCTTCCGACCGCTCGCGACCACTGCCAGCGATACGCTGGCATGGTTCAAGTCGCTGCCGGCCGAACGCCAGGCCAAACTCGGTTCCGGACTCACGCCCGAGCGTGAAAAGACCCTGCTGGACGCGTGGAAAGCCAAAGCCGCGGGTTGA